One window from the genome of Streptomyces sp. NBC_00708 encodes:
- a CDS encoding FadR family transcriptional regulator: MSTLAHTMMTTARSADSGLAGPGELDRYPYAEAPAGERAAARSWSGPDAELGRVGRRGSASRGRGLHGQLVQQLGQMIVSGDLGADRPLVPEEIGQRFEVSRTVVRESLRVLEAKGLVSARPNVGTRVRPVSDWNLLDPDIIEWRAFGPQRDDQRRELGDLRWTIEPLAARLAAGHGREDIQQRLADMVEIMGHALGQGDMITCARADAEFHSLLIQAAGNRMLEHLSGIVSAALQVSGGPATACDRPSEASLALHARIVDALASGDSAGAESAMRQLLVGHHEPERVVPAPREH, from the coding sequence GTGAGTACCCTTGCGCACACCATGATGACCACCGCCCGCTCCGCCGATTCCGGCCTCGCCGGTCCGGGCGAACTCGACCGATACCCGTACGCGGAGGCGCCGGCCGGCGAGCGCGCCGCCGCGCGCTCCTGGAGTGGTCCCGATGCCGAGCTCGGCCGGGTGGGCCGACGGGGATCGGCCAGCCGCGGCCGCGGACTGCACGGCCAACTTGTTCAGCAGCTGGGGCAGATGATCGTCTCCGGTGACCTCGGTGCGGACCGCCCCCTGGTGCCGGAAGAGATCGGCCAGCGTTTCGAGGTTTCCAGGACCGTCGTGCGGGAATCGCTGCGCGTGCTGGAAGCGAAGGGGCTGGTCAGTGCCCGCCCCAATGTAGGTACCCGGGTGCGGCCGGTCAGTGACTGGAATCTGCTCGATCCCGACATCATCGAATGGCGCGCCTTCGGCCCGCAGCGTGATGACCAGCGCCGCGAGCTGGGTGATCTCCGGTGGACGATCGAGCCGCTGGCGGCTCGCCTCGCCGCGGGGCATGGGCGCGAGGACATTCAGCAGCGCCTTGCCGACATGGTCGAGATCATGGGACACGCGCTCGGACAGGGCGACATGATCACGTGCGCCCGCGCCGATGCGGAGTTCCACTCCCTGCTCATCCAGGCCGCGGGCAACCGGATGCTGGAGCACCTTTCCGGAATCGTCTCCGCCGCACTGCAGGTCTCCGGGGGTCCGGCCACCGCGTGCGACCGGCCCAGCGAGGCGTCCCTGGCCCTGCACGCACGCATTGTCGACGCGCTCGCGTCCGGTGACTCCGCGGGCGCCGAGAGCGCCATGCGCCAGTTGCTGGTGGGCCACCACGAGCCGGAGCGAGTGGTGCCGGCGCCGCGCGAGCACTGA
- a CDS encoding serine protease translates to MSRTIVRTMTGALALAAATAVIPLASPAPAVADSIVIGGQPAHVADSPWVVALSSRDRFGGTRAGQFCGGVVVEPKKVLTAAHCLSREALGTDVGQVDDLRIISGRDELNGAGGKEIPVSGTWVNPGFDATTNSGDVAVLTLSEALPEGDTIPLAKTGDSAYKAGTPAVVYGWGDTTGYGDYASSLRSAQVSILPDSSCEQAYPGGRNGAYDASSMLCAGEPEGGYDACQGDSGGPLVAQGRLVGLVSWGNGCGQAGSPGVYTRISAAIGWMADAG, encoded by the coding sequence ATGTCCCGCACCATCGTCCGCACCATGACCGGGGCGCTTGCCCTCGCCGCCGCCACGGCCGTGATACCGCTCGCGTCCCCCGCCCCGGCGGTCGCGGACAGCATCGTCATCGGAGGTCAGCCCGCCCATGTCGCGGACAGCCCATGGGTGGTGGCCCTGTCCAGCCGTGACCGGTTCGGGGGTACCAGGGCCGGCCAGTTCTGCGGCGGCGTCGTGGTGGAGCCGAAGAAGGTGCTCACCGCCGCGCACTGCCTGAGCCGGGAGGCCCTGGGTACTGATGTCGGCCAGGTGGACGATCTTCGGATCATCTCCGGCCGGGACGAGCTGAACGGCGCGGGTGGCAAGGAGATCCCGGTGAGCGGGACGTGGGTCAACCCCGGGTTCGACGCCACCACCAACAGCGGCGACGTGGCCGTGCTGACGCTCTCCGAGGCGCTGCCCGAAGGGGACACGATCCCGCTGGCGAAAACCGGTGACTCCGCGTACAAGGCGGGCACCCCGGCGGTCGTCTACGGCTGGGGTGACACCACGGGTTACGGCGACTACGCGTCGTCGCTCAGGTCGGCCCAGGTGAGCATCCTGCCCGACAGTTCGTGCGAGCAGGCCTACCCGGGCGGCAGGAACGGCGCGTACGACGCCTCATCGATGCTCTGCGCGGGCGAACCCGAGGGTGGGTACGACGCCTGCCAGGGAGACAGCGGAGGGCCTCTGGTGGCCCAGGGGCGGCTCGTGGGGCTGGTGTCGTGGGGGAACGGCTGTGGGCAGGCCGGGAGCCCCGGCGTCTACACGCGGATCTCCGCGGCCATCGGGTGGATGGCGGACGCCGGCTGA
- a CDS encoding RecQ family ATP-dependent DNA helicase produces the protein MTNADRAELRASADSVLARLVGDASGTARLREDQWRAIEALVADKRRALVVQRTGWGKSAVYFVATSLLRARGSGPTVIVSPLLALMRNQVAAAARAGISARTINSSNTEEWDSVQAEVAAGEVDVLLVSPERLNNPDFRDHVLPQLSAATGLLVVDEAHCISDWGHDFRPDYRRLRTMLADLPAGVPVLATTATANARVTADVAEQLGTGAGTDALVLRGPLDRESLSLGVLRLPNAAHRLAWLGDHLKELPGSGIIYTLTVAAAEEVTAYLRQCGHTVASYTGRTENAERQQAEDDLLANRVKALVATSALGMGFDKPDLGFVVHLGSPSSPIAYYQQVGRAGRGVEHAEVLLLPGKEDEAIWQYFASVAFPPEEQVRRTIDALAQAGRPLSLPALEPLVDLRRTRLETMLKVLDVDGAVRRVKGGWTATGEPWVYDAERYAWVARQRAAEQQAMRDYATTDGCRMEFLRRQLDDEEAVACGRCDNCAGARFDEGVSAAALDTAKGELGRPGVEVEPRKMWPTGLASVGVDLKGRIPAAELSGTGRALGRLSDIGWGNRLRPMLAAQAPDGPVPDDVADAVVSVLADWARGLGGWASGAADAVPRPVGVVTVASTRRPQLIESLGRRISQVGRMPLLGRVDLGPGADDVRMSQTNSAQRVRALHERLVVGPELAEALTAAGGPVLLVDDLSDTGWTLAVAARLLRRAGADAVFPLVLAVQA, from the coding sequence ATGACCAACGCAGACCGCGCAGAGCTCAGGGCTTCGGCCGATTCCGTACTGGCCCGACTCGTCGGGGACGCCTCCGGCACCGCCCGGCTGCGTGAGGACCAGTGGCGGGCCATCGAGGCCCTCGTCGCGGACAAGCGCAGAGCGCTGGTCGTCCAGCGCACCGGCTGGGGAAAGTCCGCGGTGTACTTCGTCGCGACCTCCCTCCTGCGCGCCCGGGGCAGCGGGCCGACTGTCATCGTCTCGCCGCTGCTGGCGCTGATGCGCAACCAGGTAGCGGCGGCCGCGCGGGCCGGCATCAGCGCACGCACGATCAATTCGTCCAACACCGAGGAGTGGGACTCCGTGCAGGCCGAAGTGGCCGCGGGCGAGGTCGATGTCCTGCTGGTCAGTCCCGAGCGGCTCAACAATCCCGATTTCCGCGACCATGTGCTGCCCCAGCTCTCCGCGGCCACCGGGCTGCTCGTCGTCGACGAGGCGCACTGCATCTCCGACTGGGGCCACGACTTCCGGCCCGACTACCGACGGCTGCGGACGATGCTCGCCGATCTCCCCGCCGGGGTCCCGGTACTCGCCACCACCGCCACGGCGAACGCCCGGGTCACCGCCGATGTGGCGGAGCAGCTGGGCACCGGCGCCGGCACCGACGCGCTTGTCCTCCGTGGGCCGCTCGACCGCGAGAGTCTGAGCCTCGGTGTGCTGCGGCTGCCCAACGCGGCGCACCGGCTGGCGTGGCTCGGGGACCACCTCAAGGAGCTTCCGGGCTCAGGGATCATCTACACGCTGACGGTCGCGGCCGCGGAGGAGGTCACCGCCTACCTCCGCCAGTGCGGGCACACCGTCGCCTCCTACACCGGCCGCACGGAGAACGCCGAGCGCCAGCAGGCGGAGGACGATCTGCTGGCCAACCGGGTCAAGGCGCTGGTGGCGACGTCGGCGCTCGGCATGGGGTTCGACAAGCCCGACCTCGGCTTCGTCGTACACCTCGGATCCCCCTCCTCCCCCATTGCCTACTACCAGCAGGTGGGCCGCGCCGGACGCGGTGTCGAGCACGCCGAGGTGCTGCTGCTGCCGGGCAAGGAGGACGAAGCCATCTGGCAGTACTTCGCGTCGGTAGCGTTCCCGCCGGAGGAACAGGTCCGGCGCACCATCGACGCGCTGGCGCAGGCCGGGCGGCCGCTCTCGCTGCCCGCTCTGGAGCCCCTGGTCGACCTGCGGCGCACGCGGCTGGAGACCATGCTCAAGGTGCTCGATGTCGACGGGGCGGTCCGCCGGGTGAAGGGCGGATGGACCGCGACGGGAGAGCCCTGGGTCTACGACGCCGAGCGCTACGCCTGGGTGGCCCGTCAGCGGGCGGCCGAGCAGCAGGCGATGCGCGACTACGCCACGACGGACGGCTGCCGGATGGAGTTCCTGCGCCGCCAGCTGGACGACGAGGAGGCAGTCGCGTGCGGGCGGTGCGACAACTGTGCCGGCGCCCGGTTCGACGAAGGTGTTTCCGCCGCCGCGCTGGACACGGCGAAGGGTGAGCTCGGCAGGCCCGGCGTGGAGGTGGAGCCGCGCAAGATGTGGCCGACCGGGCTCGCGTCGGTCGGTGTCGACCTCAAGGGCCGTATTCCGGCGGCCGAACTCTCCGGTACGGGCCGCGCGCTGGGCCGGCTCTCCGATATCGGGTGGGGCAACAGGCTGCGCCCGATGCTGGCCGCACAGGCGCCCGACGGACCGGTGCCGGACGATGTCGCCGACGCCGTGGTATCGGTGCTGGCCGACTGGGCGAGGGGTCTCGGCGGCTGGGCGTCGGGGGCGGCCGACGCCGTTCCCCGCCCGGTCGGTGTCGTCACTGTCGCGTCGACCCGCAGGCCCCAGCTCATCGAGTCCCTCGGCAGGCGCATCTCCCAAGTCGGGCGGATGCCGCTGCTCGGACGTGTGGACCTCGGTCCGGGCGCCGATGACGTCCGGATGTCGCAGACCAACAGCGCCCAGCGGGTCCGGGCCCTCCACGAAAGGCTGGTCGTCGGGCCTGAGCTCGCGGAGGCCCTGACAGCCGCGGGCGGACCCGTGCTGCTCGTGGACGATCTCTCGGACACCGGCTGGACCCTCGCCGTGGCGGCGCGGTTGCTGCGGCGAGCGGGAGCGGATGCGGTGTTTCCGCTGGTCCTCGCTGTTCAGGCGTGA
- a CDS encoding RNA polymerase sigma factor, giving the protein MSASTSRTLPPEIAESESVMALIERGKADGQIAGDDVRRAFEADQIPPTQWKNVLRSLNQILEEEGVTLMVSAAEPSKRARKSSVAAKSPAKRTATKTVAAKTAVTRTVAAPAAPSAEPVDPAAEDAPAAAPAKKAAAKKTAAKKTAAKKTAAKKTASKKAGKQDDEILDGDDVAEEVKAGKGEEEEGEGENKGFVLSDDDEDDAPAQQVAVAGATADPVKDYLKQIGKVPLLNAEQEVELAKRIEAGLFAEDKLANADKLAPKLKRELEIIAEDGRRAKNHLLEANLRLVVSLAKRYTGRGMLFLDLIQEGNLGLIRAVEKFDYTKGYKFSTYATWWIRQAITRAMADQARTIRIPVHMVEVINKLARVQRQMLQDLGREPTPEELAKELDMTPEKVIEVQKYGREPISLHTPLGEDGDSEFGDLIEDSEAVVPADAVSFTLLQEQLHSVLDTLSEREAGVVSMRFGLTDGQPKTLDEIGKVYGVTRERIRQIESKTMSKLRHPSRSQVLRDYLD; this is encoded by the coding sequence GTGTCGGCCAGCACATCCCGTACGCTCCCGCCGGAGATCGCCGAGTCCGAATCTGTGATGGCGCTCATTGAGCGGGGAAAGGCTGATGGGCAGATCGCCGGCGACGACGTGCGTCGGGCCTTCGAGGCTGACCAGATTCCGCCAACCCAGTGGAAGAACGTTCTGCGCAGCCTCAACCAGATCCTCGAGGAAGAGGGTGTGACGCTGATGGTCAGTGCCGCGGAGCCGTCGAAGCGCGCCCGCAAGAGCAGCGTTGCAGCGAAGAGCCCGGCCAAGCGCACCGCCACCAAGACCGTCGCGGCCAAGACCGCGGTGACACGGACTGTCGCGGCGCCCGCCGCACCGTCCGCCGAGCCCGTGGACCCGGCGGCCGAGGACGCCCCGGCGGCCGCGCCCGCGAAGAAGGCCGCAGCCAAGAAGACGGCTGCCAAGAAGACCGCCGCGAAGAAGACGGCTGCCAAGAAGACGGCCTCGAAGAAGGCCGGCAAGCAGGACGACGAGATCCTCGACGGCGACGACGTCGCCGAAGAGGTCAAGGCGGGCAAGGGCGAGGAAGAGGAGGGCGAGGGCGAGAACAAGGGCTTCGTCCTCTCCGACGACGACGAGGACGACGCGCCCGCGCAGCAGGTCGCCGTCGCCGGTGCCACGGCCGACCCGGTCAAGGACTACCTGAAGCAGATCGGCAAGGTCCCGCTCCTCAACGCCGAGCAGGAGGTCGAGCTCGCCAAGCGCATCGAGGCGGGTCTGTTCGCCGAGGACAAGCTGGCGAACGCCGACAAGCTCGCCCCCAAGCTCAAGCGCGAGCTGGAGATCATCGCCGAGGACGGCCGTCGCGCCAAGAACCACCTGCTGGAGGCCAACCTCCGTCTCGTGGTCTCGCTGGCCAAGCGCTACACCGGCCGCGGCATGCTCTTCCTGGACCTGATCCAGGAGGGCAACCTCGGTCTGATCCGCGCGGTGGAGAAGTTCGACTACACCAAGGGCTACAAGTTCTCCACGTATGCCACCTGGTGGATCCGTCAGGCGATCACCCGCGCCATGGCCGACCAGGCCCGCACCATCCGTATCCCGGTGCACATGGTCGAGGTCATCAACAAGCTCGCGCGCGTCCAGCGCCAGATGCTCCAGGACCTGGGCCGTGAGCCCACCCCGGAGGAGCTGGCCAAGGAACTCGACATGACCCCCGAGAAGGTCATCGAGGTCCAGAAGTACGGCCGCGAGCCGATCTCCCTCCACACCCCGCTGGGTGAGGACGGGGACAGCGAGTTCGGTGACCTGATCGAGGACTCCGAGGCGGTCGTGCCGGCCGACGCGGTGAGCTTCACGCTGCTCCAGGAGCAGCTGCACTCGGTGCTGGACACGCTGTCCGAGCGTGAGGCCGGTGTGGTCTCCATGCGCTTCGGACTCACCGACGGGCAGCCGAAGACGCTGGACGAGATCGGCAAGGTCTACGGCGTGACGCGCGAGCGCATCCGCCAGATCGAGTCCAAGACCATGTCGAAGCTGCGTCACCCGTCGCGGTCGCAGGTCCTCCGGGACTACCTCGACTAG
- a CDS encoding NUDIX hydrolase has translation MPPYDPSTFPPFAVTVDLVVLTVRRHALCALVVRRGETPFQGRWALPGGFVKADEDLGAAAARELVEETGLCAQDPAAPAVGNGAHLEQLATYGDPARDPRMRVVSVAHLALAPDLPAPRAGGDANSARWAPVEDLLGPEGGYAPDGEHQAPLAFDHAKILADGVERARSKIEYSSLATAFCPPAFTVGELRRVYEAVWGVVLDPRNFHRKVTGTPGFLVPTGGTTTRQGGRPAQLFRSGTATVLNPPMLRPEV, from the coding sequence ATGCCGCCCTACGACCCGTCGACCTTTCCGCCGTTCGCCGTCACCGTCGACCTGGTCGTGCTCACGGTCCGCCGACACGCTCTGTGCGCACTGGTGGTGCGCCGGGGGGAGACGCCGTTCCAGGGCAGGTGGGCACTGCCGGGAGGCTTCGTCAAGGCCGATGAGGACCTCGGCGCCGCGGCGGCGCGAGAACTCGTCGAGGAGACCGGCCTGTGCGCCCAGGATCCGGCAGCCCCGGCCGTGGGCAACGGCGCACATCTGGAACAGCTCGCCACGTACGGGGATCCGGCGCGCGATCCGAGGATGAGGGTCGTCAGCGTCGCCCATCTCGCGCTGGCGCCCGATCTGCCCGCTCCGAGGGCCGGCGGCGACGCGAACAGCGCGCGATGGGCGCCTGTCGAGGATCTGCTCGGCCCTGAAGGCGGCTACGCCCCGGACGGTGAGCACCAGGCGCCATTGGCCTTCGACCACGCGAAGATCCTCGCCGACGGGGTCGAGCGGGCGCGCTCCAAGATCGAGTACTCCTCACTGGCCACCGCTTTCTGCCCGCCCGCCTTCACCGTCGGTGAGCTGCGCCGCGTGTACGAGGCGGTGTGGGGTGTGGTGCTCGATCCCAGGAACTTCCACCGCAAGGTGACGGGCACGCCCGGTTTCCTGGTGCCCACCGGCGGGACGACCACCCGCCAGGGGGGCCGCCCCGCGCAACTGTTCCGGTCGGGAACGGCGACGGTGCTCAACCCGCCGATGCTGAGGCCCGAGGTCTAG
- a CDS encoding ABC transporter ATP-binding protein, whose translation MLQAIGLTSNRSRGQAPAVDDLTFDAEPGCVTALLGALGSGKTEALRLMLELEPGRGITYFRGRPLHRVPRPACEVGVVLGDVPGHPARTVRGQLRMLCAAAGVPAIKADELLEAVGLAGLGDQRIGTLSLGMDRRLALACALLGDPHTLLLDDPAEGLAPREADWLHSMLRSHADRGGTVLFATSDPKEAARSAGRVVTIDGGRLIADQDGTAFSRTRLRPRVAVRSPQAARLAAIVSREARVARRSVEVVAEPVGNRLSVYGSSCAEVGDAAFRHGLPVHQLADEVGDVGPVGTAGARPEAEGSSTHTAGTAGPGASARRVSAHTADAARRPLRPHARGEVPPPIRRRPARGPLWPVRYELRRLFGVRTTTVIMAVVLTASVGLSVLLARGGGTPLVRVIAAWPSLLPLPPAALGAGLLGALSFGDEFRYPALAAGRGTVPRRFGLLLAKLAVSAGVALLLAVLVVLASAETLRIAYGGGSLHVPENAASLTVSWFGLTVGCAWAGLLAAGIFRVTAAGIAAVLAVPVVMVPLVERMPKASTARSMAGLPGRLRELAWFQWPGAVDRWLLAAVRVVAHPVGAALSLSLAALVCAFLFTSLRGRVRW comes from the coding sequence ATGCTCCAGGCCATCGGACTCACCAGCAACCGCTCCCGTGGACAAGCCCCCGCCGTGGACGACCTCACCTTCGACGCGGAGCCGGGCTGTGTCACCGCCCTGCTCGGGGCGCTTGGTTCCGGCAAGACCGAGGCACTGCGGCTGATGCTCGAACTGGAGCCCGGCCGGGGCATCACCTACTTCCGGGGCAGGCCCCTGCACCGTGTGCCGCGCCCGGCCTGCGAGGTGGGAGTGGTGCTGGGTGACGTGCCGGGGCATCCCGCGCGAACGGTGCGCGGGCAACTGCGCATGCTCTGCGCCGCGGCGGGCGTCCCCGCGATCAAGGCGGACGAACTGCTTGAGGCGGTGGGCCTCGCCGGCCTGGGGGACCAGCGCATCGGCACGCTCTCCCTCGGCATGGACCGGAGGCTGGCGCTGGCCTGTGCGTTGCTCGGTGACCCGCACACGCTGCTCCTGGACGACCCGGCGGAGGGGCTGGCGCCGAGGGAGGCCGACTGGCTGCACAGCATGCTGCGCTCCCACGCCGATCGGGGCGGAACCGTCCTGTTCGCCACCAGCGACCCCAAGGAGGCCGCGCGTTCGGCCGGGCGTGTGGTGACCATCGACGGTGGGCGCCTGATCGCCGACCAGGACGGCACGGCCTTCTCCCGTACCCGCCTGCGACCCCGCGTCGCCGTCCGCTCCCCGCAAGCCGCTCGCCTCGCCGCGATCGTCAGCAGGGAAGCGCGAGTTGCCCGGCGCTCCGTCGAGGTCGTCGCCGAGCCCGTCGGCAACCGGCTCTCCGTGTACGGCAGCAGCTGCGCGGAAGTCGGTGACGCCGCGTTCAGGCACGGGCTCCCCGTCCACCAGCTCGCCGACGAGGTGGGCGACGTGGGCCCCGTCGGTACGGCCGGAGCGCGGCCCGAGGCCGAGGGCTCCTCAACACACACGGCCGGAACCGCCGGCCCCGGAGCCTCGGCGCGAAGAGTCTCGGCCCACACCGCCGATGCCGCCCGCCGACCGCTCCGGCCCCATGCGCGCGGGGAAGTTCCGCCGCCCATCAGACGGCGCCCGGCGCGGGGGCCGCTGTGGCCGGTCCGCTACGAACTGCGCCGCTTGTTCGGGGTGCGGACCACCACCGTGATCATGGCAGTGGTCCTGACCGCTTCCGTCGGCCTGTCCGTACTCCTGGCCCGGGGCGGTGGTACGCCACTGGTGCGTGTGATCGCCGCCTGGCCCTCGCTGTTGCCGCTTCCGCCCGCCGCGCTCGGGGCCGGACTGCTGGGAGCACTGTCCTTCGGCGACGAGTTCCGCTACCCGGCACTGGCCGCCGGCCGGGGAACGGTGCCCCGCAGATTCGGGCTGCTCCTCGCCAAGCTGGCGGTGTCCGCGGGCGTGGCGCTCCTGCTGGCGGTCCTGGTCGTGCTGGCGTCGGCCGAGACCCTTCGCATCGCGTACGGCGGGGGCTCGCTCCACGTCCCCGAGAACGCGGCTTCCCTGACAGTGAGCTGGTTCGGGCTGACCGTCGGCTGTGCCTGGGCCGGACTGCTGGCGGCCGGAATCTTCCGGGTGACGGCCGCGGGCATTGCCGCCGTGCTCGCCGTACCCGTAGTGATGGTGCCGCTCGTCGAGCGGATGCCGAAGGCGTCGACCGCCCGTTCGATGGCCGGGCTTCCCGGCCGACTGCGGGAGCTGGCCTGGTTCCAGTGGCCAGGAGCGGTGGACCGGTGGCTGCTGGCCGCGGTGCGGGTCGTGGCGCATCCCGTGGGAGCGGCCCTGAGCCTGTCGTTGGCGGCTCTCGTCTGCGCGTTTCTCTTCACCAGCCTTCGCGGCAGGGTCCGTTGGTGA
- a CDS encoding DUF4192 domain-containing protein, with amino-acid sequence MNKHPESTGPSEEQQITLRGPAELADALPYLMGFHPNDSVVMVALHGGRGRFGGRLRLAIPQGAGEWPAVAEQLAECLIKGSERRGSRPDAIVVFLCQDPVDGETGNQTMERLRPLAQLLRTACGTLDVPVLEALCISGNRFWSYVCPDARCCPAEGNALAMPGTSVMAAAATYAGVQVRGSLREMEARLMPVTHTSNDAQQRALDSAGSAMVPLLFDQERRRGVGGATLELARRLMDRLGRAPAAAPSLADINDDRLITDEEAASVILGLQDRETRDRAAEWMEGPEAYAALRLWRALARRCVAPYEEHAAAPLTLAGWVSWSTGDEPAARVALGLALRLDPHYTFAQLLHEACNQGLDPETLRRCLRGERSTRSARRGRRTERVAGARPVRVRPAGRARARSGSSRPGPAAVGRRRTSRPGVQGRRGTRTGR; translated from the coding sequence ATGAACAAGCACCCGGAATCCACCGGCCCCTCCGAAGAACAGCAGATCACCCTGCGAGGTCCGGCCGAGCTGGCGGACGCTCTCCCATATCTCATGGGCTTCCATCCGAACGACAGCGTGGTCATGGTCGCCCTGCACGGTGGCCGCGGCCGGTTCGGAGGGCGGCTCAGGCTCGCGATCCCGCAGGGCGCGGGAGAATGGCCCGCAGTCGCCGAGCAACTCGCCGAGTGCCTGATCAAGGGCAGTGAGCGGCGCGGCTCGCGGCCCGACGCGATCGTCGTCTTCCTCTGCCAGGACCCGGTGGACGGCGAGACGGGCAATCAGACCATGGAGCGCCTTCGGCCGCTCGCCCAGCTGCTGCGGACAGCCTGCGGAACGCTGGACGTGCCCGTCCTCGAAGCGCTGTGCATCTCGGGCAACCGCTTCTGGTCCTACGTGTGCCCCGATGCCCGCTGCTGCCCGGCGGAGGGCAACGCCCTGGCCATGCCCGGCACTTCGGTGATGGCGGCGGCGGCCACCTACGCGGGCGTCCAGGTGCGGGGATCGCTGCGGGAGATGGAGGCGAGGCTCATGCCGGTCACCCACACATCGAACGACGCCCAGCAGCGCGCCCTCGACTCGGCGGGCAGCGCGATGGTGCCCCTGCTGTTCGACCAGGAGCGCCGCAGGGGGGTGGGCGGAGCCACGCTCGAGCTGGCCCGCCGGCTCATGGACCGCCTCGGAAGGGCGCCCGCGGCGGCGCCCTCGCTGGCCGACATCAACGACGACCGGTTGATCACCGATGAGGAGGCCGCGTCGGTGATCCTCGGTCTCCAGGACCGGGAGACGCGCGACAGGGCGGCCGAGTGGATGGAAGGGCCGGAAGCGTATGCGGCGTTGAGGCTCTGGCGCGCGCTGGCCCGTCGCTGCGTCGCCCCGTACGAGGAACACGCCGCGGCCCCTCTCACCCTGGCGGGCTGGGTCTCCTGGTCGACGGGCGACGAACCGGCGGCGCGCGTCGCGCTGGGGCTCGCGCTGCGCCTCGATCCGCACTACACCTTCGCCCAGCTGCTGCACGAGGCGTGCAACCAGGGCCTGGACCCGGAGACGCTGCGGCGCTGCCTGCGTGGTGAGCGCAGCACGCGGTCGGCCCGGCGCGGCCGGCGTACGGAACGGGTCGCGGGGGCCCGTCCCGTACGTGTGCGGCCGGCCGGGCGTGCCAGGGCGCGTTCCGGTTCCAGTCGGCCCGGCCCCGCTGCGGTGGGCAGGCGACGGACCTCCCGCCCCGGGGTGCAGGGGCGCCGAGGGACCAGGACCGGCCGCTGA